A stretch of DNA from Carettochelys insculpta isolate YL-2023 chromosome 18, ASM3395843v1, whole genome shotgun sequence:
TGCAACACACAGTGTACTAAATTGAGTATGTTTTGATACTGGAGTTGGGCACCAGGTTTAATGACAGGGGTATCTATCAGGCCCACTTAACATAAAAATAACCCGTCGCACGTTGAATCAATTTCCAAAGCCAGGACACGGTCAGCTGAAGAATGATGATTGTCCAAGGTGTTAGCAATGCTCAGGAACGAAGGTCAGGTTTTCTAGCACCCGAGTTCCTGGGTTAGACACCTGCAGCGCAGGTGTCGGGACCTGCTGCACAGGTGTCGGGACCTGCAGTGCAGGTGTCGGGACCTGCTGGAACAGACACTTCTTTTTTCTCACCCTCGGTGGCTTCCGCGGCAGGATCAGCAGGCGCGGGGCATTCTTTGGGCTCCTCTAGCGATGACTCATTGTCCTGCTGTGCGTGTGGAGCTTCCTCAGTGGTGGGAGGTTCTTCTCCTTTGGCCTCCATTTCTGCCGTGCAGTTTGGAGCCGGCATCTCGTTCGCTGGCTCAGCTTTCTCCTGGGGAGCCGCCTGCTCTTGGGGAGCACACTCAGCTGTCGGTTTGCCCTCCTCCCGTTTGGCCCCTTCCTGCTGTTCTTTGGGGGACTTTTCCACTATTTTGGTTCCATCTCCATTGGCCATCAAGACCTTGGCTGGGGATTTCAAGTTCTGGGCAGCAGCCAAAATGTCCGCTTGCAGCTGTTTGGATGAATCCACGGATTCCTCCGGGTGGGTCTCGGGAGCCTTTTCTGGAATCTCATTGAAAGCTTTGGAACCCCCTGACCTGTCATTCTGGTCCACATACTTCTTCTTAGGAAAGGAGGACGGGTAATAGGCAGAGGCTTTGTGTTTCTGACTGAAGATGACTGCAGCACATACAATGAAGAGCAGCAGGAAAACTAAGGACCCTACCACAATGATTAGCAGCATGTACTCTTTAAAGAAATTCACAATCCTGTCGAAGATGTGGAATGGCGTCACTGTGCCGTTCACAGTGATAGTCCCAGAGGTAGGACTCACCCCCACATTCACACTCACGGAGGGGGGCGTGGAGGATGCACCCGGGCTGTCTCCACTTCCACTGTTATCATCCAGGACCGCCTGGAGGCGCGTCGAGCGTGTGGTGCACAGAGGTGCCATGAGCATAAGGAGTACACAGACTGCAGCGGGAGGAGCCATTTCCCAGACAGGAATCTGccacaaagagaaagaaaacaaaggcaAGTCAGTATCTCTCCGGGGCAAAGTTCTGGGGCAGCGTCTGCAGTGATGGGAGTCGGGACCATGACAATCCGGGTGCTTCTGGGTAAAAGAATGAGGGGTGTGACCTAGCAGATGGCTTCACTTTTCATGTCCTTGGTTTTGTGGCGTGGCTTGTGTGGCAGccctccctgcttctccccagccaTTTTGGCGCATTCGTTCCCTCTACTTTTATCTTAATGCTTTAATTGCGGGGTGGGTAGTTTGGGCAGGGTGGGTCCACCTCTCTGCTACATTTGCTGTAGCTAGAGTAGGGCGGGGTTTTATTTGGGGGCGTAGTCCTTTAAGAGAGGGTGGTCACCCATAAACCTGGAGGGCTTCCAACCCAAAGAGAAATTACAGCCAATGCCCAGCTTCAGGCACTTTCTATTCAAAAATTCATTATGACGAGAAACCAACCAAAACCCTGCCCAGAAAACTCAGAAGCTATCAAACGAACCCCAAGTGAAATTTCACGCAGATTGGCCTCCAGCTTTCAGACAGGAAGGGGAATTTATGTTCTCTCGCCAACTCATGTTAAAATGTAACCCTAACCAGGCACCTCTCCAATAAACAACGGcgaaagggaggggaaaggagctcTCGGGACATTCTTACTTTAAACATGAGCCCCAGGTTCAGGAAATGAAGAGGACAGGGAATCCAGAGGCAGAAGCAGAACTTTCTGGAGCTGTCTTTCTTAGATGGACTTTGTGGTCAGCCTCCACAGAGCTTGAAGAGCGCACGTCTACTGCTGACAGTCCAGCTGTGCCTCCACGAGCCTTACATCCCAGCACTGCTACagcacagtatttttttttattattcatcTTGCATAGAAGTACTGCCCTTTGGAAAGCACCAGTGACAAAGGGCAAATGCAGTGTGTAACAGATGCCCCAGGACAGGAGCAGCAATGGGACATGTACCCCTTACCAGAATCAAGTTCAGATCCTACACTCGGTCCCTTCAGTGGCTCGCCATGAGCTAAGAGCACGTTGGAGGCAGCACGCTGAATGCGAAGGCTCCCTCCGGCCAAAGTTGGTGTCTGCTAAGTTAGGGGATGGGGAGAAGAATGCAAGCACCTACCTGCCCTTGTCCACAGGTGTTCCCACACAACCAGAGGCAGGAGGTTCCCAGATACCCCCAAACAGCCAACCCAACTCACGCCAAAGCCCCCACTCCATTTTGCTTCCTTTCTTCGCACAGAGAAAGACTGGGGCCAACGTTGAAGAGTGTGGCTCTGATTTGCACCTCCAGACAAGCAGAGCTGGGCTTCACCCCTGCAACCCACTGACCAAGTTGCCTGGTGCTTACTCAGCCAATGTCACCTCAACTCATAGACTAGCAGCAATGATAGGCCAGCGGACCCGCATCCCCAGGGAAGATACGCCGCCACCACCACGCCCAAGGGATCTTGCAATGGAGACTCACTCCCCTGGCTTTGTTAACACCTCCCTGCGGGGCCTGGTGTTTTCTAACCCTGTGGACCTCAGCCAGGACGAAGCTTCCCAGCCAACCTGTAAACGGGCTGCACCGTTTAAGCAGCGGTTTGACCCAAGACCTGCAAGCACGCTCTGCCATGTTCCCTTGACGAGGCCCTCGTTCTGCAGGGGATCTGACCTCCCTTGAGCCAGGCTGTTTCGCAAACTCACCTTTACAGAAGGGAATGGCTGTGTGGCGGCTGGGAGGGTGATGCCCTGCAGCTGTCACTAGATGCTGGGAAGTTCTGCACATTCTAGCAGCTATAAAGATATGGCGAGTGGCAACCAGGCCTGGTAATAAATTACTTTAACTGCCATGCAGCCTGGCCATGTCTCACCACAGCAAGTGTGTTTGCAGAAGACCACACACCAGCATGTCCCAAAgaaactgacaacaaaaattCCCACCCACTTATTTTACGGGGAAGAAGCACATGCTGCAATCCCCTGTCGATTACAGCTCTCCACGGCTGTGTGCTCCAAACGCCTTCGCCAAGCAGAAGCCGGGGGGAAAAGCCCAGCTGTTTAAATAGCGGGAGGTGTGGCATTTTTGCAGCTTGAGGGATTCTGGAGGGCCCTTTCCCCTGAAAGAATCGGGCCCGAGGAGAGCTCTCTGTGGCCAGGCGCTGGCTTGCTCCATGTGGAGGAGGGGGCCTCGATGCACACCTGCCCAGCCATGGTTATAGACAGGGCCCCCTTTAACTagtcccaggctgcagcaccaggcCAACCCCTCCAGGCACACGCTTGCTCACAGGCGGGCCTTAACAAGGGGTCAGTTATTGACAACCTCCAGGCCTCTGCCTCCATGTAACTGGGCAGAACATGTGGTTAGTCATaacagcagctggtggtgctgagGGACTGGATTTTTCACCATCCAGGGGAGTGTGTCaatctgggagcagcagggaaccctagagccaccccgccccccagatcTGCAACCCCTTCTGGGCTCCCCtcgcctcccccaccacacacagacCACTGCCACCCTGCCAGGCGGTAGCACACTCTTGGGGCAGTTTTCAGCACCAACATCCAAGAGCCACAAGGCCATGCTTGCCCAGCGTCAGCTGGCCACATCCACTCAGGGGCCACAAGCAAACGTCAAGCATCAGAGGGCTCGCCGTGTTAGCATGTCCGCAAAAgcgacgagaagtcctgtggcaccttatagactaacagatctgacgatgcaggtctttgcccacgaaagcttatgctccaaaatatccggtAAGCAAATGTCAGTGATCAATA
This window harbors:
- the TMEM119 gene encoding transmembrane protein 119 isoform X2 codes for the protein MAPPAAVCVLLMLMAPLCTTRSTRLQAVLDDNSGSGDSPGASSTPPSVSVNVGVSPTSGTITVNGTVTPFHIFDRIVNFFKEYMLLIIVVGSLVFLLLFIVCAAVIFSQKHKASAYYPSSFPKKKYVDQNDRSGGSKAFNEIPEKAPETHPEESVDSSKQLQADILAAAQNLKSPAKVLMANGDGTKIVEKSPKEQQEGAKREEGKPTAECAPQEQAAPQEKAEPANEMPAPNCTAEMEAKGEEPPTTEEAPHAQQDNESSLEEPKECPAPADPAAEATEGEKKEVSVPAGPDTCTAGPDTCAAGPDTCAAGV
- the TMEM119 gene encoding transmembrane protein 119 isoform X1; amino-acid sequence: MGKLRHGAMPPLAQIPVWEMAPPAAVCVLLMLMAPLCTTRSTRLQAVLDDNSGSGDSPGASSTPPSVSVNVGVSPTSGTITVNGTVTPFHIFDRIVNFFKEYMLLIIVVGSLVFLLLFIVCAAVIFSQKHKASAYYPSSFPKKKYVDQNDRSGGSKAFNEIPEKAPETHPEESVDSSKQLQADILAAAQNLKSPAKVLMANGDGTKIVEKSPKEQQEGAKREEGKPTAECAPQEQAAPQEKAEPANEMPAPNCTAEMEAKGEEPPTTEEAPHAQQDNESSLEEPKECPAPADPAAEATEGEKKEVSVPAGPDTCTAGPDTCAAGPDTCAAGV